A section of the Ammospiza caudacuta isolate bAmmCau1 chromosome 28, bAmmCau1.pri, whole genome shotgun sequence genome encodes:
- the EBI3 gene encoding interleukin-27 subunit beta, whose product MRWLWVVALVAPACTVPYNGTAGSAGDGDNGDRAPCTPQHGSLGTEVLLLCPGGEAEWRRGGTVLGTSPAPGLALPNTSLAHEGHYSCHHPVTGETWATICLRLGYPPPPPAIECWASSYPQAVNCSWGLSPDPLLDTDFVATYRHGTDTGECTLTGPRSCSFGDLQVFSLTPYELNVTARNPLGAASGALSFLLENIIKPDPPEALRVSPIPGESQKLLLEWNPPSSWPFPEYFPLHYRIRYSRDNDSVPTTVGPYELTSHTLMDLEPGSLHHVQVAAKDITDSGECSAWSPPASGTPWVGL is encoded by the exons ATGAGGTGGCTTTGGGTCGTGGCTTTGGTGGCACCTGCCTGCACTGTCCCCTACAATGGCACGGCGGGGAGcgctggggatggggacaacGGGGACAGAG ccccctgcaCCCCTCAGCACGGCTCCCTGggcactgaggtgctgctgctgtgccccggGGGTGAGGCTGAGTGGCGCCGGGGTGGCACCGTCCTGGGCACATCTCcggccccagggctggccctgcccaacACCAGCCTGGCCCACGAGGGCCACTacagctgccaccaccctgtCACCGGCGAGACCTGGGCCACCATCTGCCTGCggctgggct ACCCGCCGCCACCACCGGCCATCGAGTGCTGGGCCAGCAGCTACCCCCAGGCTGTCAACTGCTCCTGGGGGCTGAGCCCTGATCCCCTGCTGGACACCGACTTCGTGGCCACCTACAG gcacGGCACAGACACAGGTGAGTGCACCCTGACGGGCCCGCGGAGCTGCTCCTTCGGGGACCTGCAGGTGTTTTCCCTCACTCCCTACGAGCTCAACGTGACCGCCCGGAACCCCCTGGGAGCCGCCTCTGGAGCGCTGTCCTTCCTCCTGGAGAACATCA TAAAGCCGGACCCCCCTGAGGCCCTGCGGGtctcccccatccctggggagtcccagaagctgctgctggagtggAACCCTCCATCCTCCTGGCCATTCCCAGAGTATTTCCCGCTCCACTACCGCATCCGCTACTCCCGGGACAACGACTCCGTCCCCACCACG gtggGGCCGTACGAGCTGACATCGCACACCCTGATGGACCTGGAGCCCGGCAGCCTCCACCACGTCCAGGTGGCTGCCAAGGACATCACGGATTCCGGGGAATGCAGCGCCTGGAGCCCGCCGGCCTCAGGGACACCCTGGGTAGGGCTGTGA